GGTCGGTCCACGGTCCGCTCGCGTTGACGATCACGTCTGCCGTCACCGGGAACGTCTCCCCCGTCACGTTGTCCCGAAGGGTCACGCCGGCTCCGTCGAACCCGACGGCCTCGACATAGTTGGCCGCTCGGGCGTGCGGTCCCGCATCCACACCATCGCGCAGCACGTCGAGCGCGAGACGCTCGGGGTCGTGCACCGACGCGTCGTAGTAGGTCGCCGTGTACTTGAGGTCTTTATTGAATGCCGGATGCTGCTTGAGCGACGCCGTGCGGCCCCGGAACGAGTGCCTCGGCACCGATCCCCCGTCGCGTGAGAAGGAGTCGTAGAGCATGAGGCCGATCTTGATCAAGAAGGCGCCGCGCTCGGTCGGCTTTCCCTGTTTGTGCGTGAGGAAGCGCAGCGGTGCAGAGAGGATGCCCGAGAACGTCGAGAAGATGGGCACGGTCGTCTCGAGGGGCTTCACGTAGTGCGGCGCGATCTTCACGAGGCCGTTGCGCTCCTGAACCGATTCGCGCACGAGGCGGAACTCGCCGTTCTCGAGGTAGCGGATGCCGCCGTGAATCATGTGCGACGACGCCGAAGAGGCGCCGGAGCACCAGTCGTCGCGCTCGACGATCGCGACATCCACGCCCTGCAGCGAGAGGTCGCGGAACGTCGAGAGGCCGTTGATTCCCCCTCCGATGATGAGAATGCTCGCGTGCGGACGTTCTGCGAGTGCACGCACCGTGTCTCTCGTGCCGACGCTGCCAGGCTTCTCGCTCGTCATTGGATCACTCCTCATCGCCATTGGTGCCGGATGCTGTGAAGCGTGCGCTCCGGCGTCACTCACCATCCTCTGCAGAAGCTACACTTGCGTTCAAACCTGATGCACAAACGTGCAAGGAGCGAACTGTGGCCAAACATCCGTCGAATTCTCTGTCGGGAAAGACTCGCGACGCCCTGACCGCTGCCCAGCTGTACTATCTGCAGGACCTCACGATGGATGCGATCGCTCGCGAGCTGCACACCTCGAGATCCTCGGTATCTCGCCTGTTGAGCCACGCTCGCGACACGGGACTCGTCACGATCAACGTGTCCAGTCCGCTCGATGTCCCTCGTCAGCTCGAGTCAGACATCCGTCGCCGATTCGGAGTCGTGACGCACGTCGTTCCTATCCCCGAGCACACGAGCGACGTCGACAGGCTCGACCGCGTCGCGCTCACTGCTGCACGAATTCTCGGAGGATTCGTCGAGTCGAACATGGTGATCGGCGTCGCGTGGGGCGCGACCATGACCGCCGTCTCGCGGCATCTCACTCCCAAGCACACGCACAATTCCCGCATCGTCCAGCTCAACGGAGCCGCCAACCCGCGCACGACGGGTCTCGTCTACGCGAGTGAGCTGCTGCAGCGGTTCGGAACGGCCTTCGGGGCCGCCGTGCAGCAGTTCGCCGTTCCCGCGTTGTTCGACGACCCCGAGACCAAGGCGGCGATGTGGCGCGAGCGCAGTGTCCGCCGTGTTCTCGACATTCAGCACAGCATGGATATGACAGTCTTCGGCCTCGGGTCGCCGTTCGCGGTCGTGCCGAGCCACGTCTATGTGGGCGGCTATCTCGACGAAGACGACCTCGCGTCAATGCAGAAGGCCAACGTGGTCGGCGACGTCGCCACCGTCTTCTACCGTGAGGACGGCTCGTCCGACGGCATCGAGATCAATACGCGCTCCTCCGGCCCAGACCTCGATGTGCAGCGCCGTGTGGCGCGCCGAGTCTGCATTGTCTCGGGCGAGAGCAAGCTGCAGAGCCTGCGTGGCGCGCTCGCTGCCGGTCTCATCACCGACCTCATTGTCGATGCGACGACGGCCCGCCTCCTTCTTGCCTCCTGACTGCAGGCCTGTCGCGCCATCAACGATGCGGCCGACATGACCCGTCGCCCGGTGAGTTGCAGGAAACGGTTCCTCTTGCCGGCGCTGGAGCAGCCATTTCCTGCAATTCACGTCGCCCGATCGCGTCATGAAGCGACACGAAAACCGCCGCGGGAACAGACTGACGTAGCATGGTGTTATACGTAACGTGCTCCGGGGTCGGTGAGAGTCCGAACCGGCGGTGAAAGTCCGCGACCCTCCCTCGGGAGGTTGAGCCGGTGAAATTCCGGCACCGACGGTTATGGATCGCCACACGGCGATTCGAGTCCGGAAGGGAGGAGGCACGTCGGCGCCGCCTGCGGTGCCGTCAACGCAGCCTCGCGTTTCCCCGGAGCCTCGAGAACGGGAGCGCCGGTGGCATCACAACGCGAGCAGCAGCTCATGCGTCGCGCCCTCGAGCTTGCCGCAAACGGCCCGGCCCGCGGCGTCAATCCCCGCGTCGGATGCGTCATCGTCTCCCCCGACGGAACCATCATCGGCGAGGGATGGCACCGCGGTGCAGGAACCCCGCACGCGGAGGTCGCAGCGTTGTCACAGACGGCTCCGGATGCTGCGCGCGGCGCAACCGCCATCGTCACTCTCGAGCCGTGCAACCACACCGGCCGAACGGGTCCGTGCGTCGACGCTCTGCTTGACGCCGGCATCGCGCGCGTCGTCTACGCGTCGACCGATCCGGGCGGCGACTCCAGCGGAGGCGGCACGAGGCTCCGCGAATCGGGAGTC
This DNA window, taken from Paramicrobacterium agarici, encodes the following:
- a CDS encoding sugar-binding transcriptional regulator; its protein translation is MAKHPSNSLSGKTRDALTAAQLYYLQDLTMDAIARELHTSRSSVSRLLSHARDTGLVTINVSSPLDVPRQLESDIRRRFGVVTHVVPIPEHTSDVDRLDRVALTAARILGGFVESNMVIGVAWGATMTAVSRHLTPKHTHNSRIVQLNGAANPRTTGLVYASELLQRFGTAFGAAVQQFAVPALFDDPETKAAMWRERSVRRVLDIQHSMDMTVFGLGSPFAVVPSHVYVGGYLDEDDLASMQKANVVGDVATVFYREDGSSDGIEINTRSSGPDLDVQRRVARRVCIVSGESKLQSLRGALAAGLITDLIVDATTARLLLAS